Within the Oncorhynchus kisutch isolate 150728-3 linkage group LG13, Okis_V2, whole genome shotgun sequence genome, the region ctgttcctgggatGCCGCAGGTACTGaaggattttgttccaactagctaattgatcagttcagtgattgcctaaattcaaccCACCTGGTCTTCCATGtcggttaaataaaaaacatggaagtgcctgcagcactccaggaccagggttgcctaACCCTGCAGTTGACAATAAGTGTCGTCAGACTGACAGAGGCAGACAAGTGAAGAGACTCAAGCTCACAGGTATTTATGCAAGACATCAGTAATGTCTGCCAGCAACTGTCAGGCCTACttaacctctctttctctccctgtctctctctctctcttgctcttttaccatccctcccctctctcttttcccatactctcaccctccctccatctctcctttcacccccctctctctctatcaacctctctccctctccctcactcactctttaccctctccctctctctgtctgcagatGGGGGTAAAGTACAGGCCTGGAGCTGGCAAACCATGGACAACTGTCAATCAATCAACGCCCATGAGGAGGCTGTGACCTCCCTACAGGTGGCTGCCATAATCAAGAGCCAATAGTGTCACATTCTAGGCCTTTAACCTTTAAGCTATAGTGCTTCTGTAACTATGGTTGTGTTCAAACAGAAGAAAATGAACTGAAACTGGTCCAATAACAAATGCTAATTTTAGTTTTCTGCCCTAATGAACAAAAACTTGTTTTCATCAAGGCCTTGCTGAAATGAAAGCAAATATTTCCGTACCGTTGACAGATGTGTGTGTTTTAGCCAACTTAGGTGTTGTCACGCCAAACAAATTGGTTGAGGCAGAAACAAATATCTTGTTCTCCTTATATGCTACACACTTGTAGGCAGTGtggaaataaatacaaaatcaatTAAGATATATATAGATTCCAAAGAGGTCCAAAAGAGTATTAAGTGCTCTTTTCCTCGTTACtttcaaaaataaatacattatattTGCGAGGATAGAGGATCAGAAATGGACTATAGtggtttgcgaaagtattcacccccttggaattttacctattttgttgccttacaacctggaattaaaatacatattttgggggtttgtaatcatttgatttacacaacatgcctaccactttgaagatgcaaaatattttttcttgtgaaacaaacaggaaataagacacatacacaaaaactgaacttgagcgtgcataactattcaccccccaaagtccttactttgtagagccaccttttgcagaaattacagctgcaagtctcttggggtatgtctctataagcttggcacatctagccactgggatttttgcccattcttcaatgcaaaactgctccagctccttcaagttggatgggttctgctggtgtacagcaatctccacagattctcaattggattgaggtctgggctttgactaggccgttccaagacatttaaatgtttccccttaaaccacttgagtgttgctttagcagtatgcttagggtcattgtcctgctggaaggtgaacctccgtcccagtctcaaatctctggaagacttaaacaggtttccctcaagaatttcctagtatttagcaccatccatcattccttcaattctgatcagtttctcagtccctgcaTTTTCCTTgttggccaaaaagctcaattttaggcTCATCTGACCAgggtaccttcttccatatatttggggagtctcccacatgccttttggcgaacaccaaacatcttTGCTTACTTTTGTCTTTAAGCAagggcttttttctggccactcttccttaaagcccagctctgtggagtgtacggcctcaactggtcctatggacagatactccaatctccgctgtggagctttgcagctccttcagggttatccttggtctctttgttgcctatctgattaatgccctccttgcctggtccgtgaggtttggtgggtggccctctcttggcaggattGTTGTTGTGCCatgttctttccattttttaataatggatttaatggtgccccGTGGGATGTTGAaagtttttgatatttttttataacccaaccctgatctgtacttctccacaactttaccttgacctgtttggagagttcttgtttggtggtggtggtgcttcTTGGTCTTCGTGGTGCTTCTTGGTCTTCGTGGTGCTTCTTGGTCTTCGTGGTGCTTCTTTGTCTTCgtggtgccacttgcttagtggtgttgcagactctggggcctttcagaacaggtgtacaggtatatatactgagatcatgtgcacgcaccacttttctgtttgaatttatttttttaaacaaacttcttttctttttttttcacttcaccaatttggactattttgtgtatgtccattacatgaaatccaaattcaacttaaattacaggttgtaacgcaacaaaataagaaaaacgccaaggggaatgaatacttttgcaaggcactgtatacaggtTCCTTGGGGGCTGTTTTAATACATAGTTTAAATGTCCAATGCAGCTGGTttgtctcaatatcaaatcatttcttggtaacaattaagtaccttactgtgattgttttcaattagcAAAGAGCCAAttctgtctgggagtggtctgagtggggaggggaaaactgaaaactagctgttattggtagagaggtttggaagtgtctttcttattggtctattaactaatttgaTACCAGACATGCCAAAacgccatcccaccaaaacaggctgacattttcGGCAGCCTTTTCAaaaagctcttacactaaaagggcattatcatcattttggCAATGTCACAGTATTGTTCCAACATCATATTGTGgaaatataaagaaaacacaagaaaatcacgtttttgactgcccTGGGCCTTTAAGACTTACATTTATGGAGTGTTATATGCTCAACACATTTAAGCCAAAGCAGTGAAAGCACCATCCCCACCTTTGTTCATAAATTATGCGAAACCACGCAGGcatgcacgcacagacacacacatgcactcacacactcacacacacaccgtatcCATGCATTGTATTCAGCCACTGCATTCAGTCTCCATGACAACTGCCCCCTATCTATCCTCCACAGTCCCAGGGTCCCCTGGTGTTCAGCAGCTCAGCAGAGGGTGGGGTGTCTGTGTGGGAGGGGCTCTGCACCAACCGCGACCCCCTGCAGCTGTTACATCATTGGGACGCAACGGTAACGGGCTGCGGGAGTCAGGAAGGTCGTCTGACCCTCAGTCCCCGTGGTGACAGGCTCTTCGTTGCCTACGGCAGAGCCAACCTTAGGATTCTCAACTGGAGGACAGGTGCGaagtggtgtgcgtgtgtgtgcatgcgcacaCTATATAGAAGAGCCAGCTTAATATGGTACAGTGCTAGACCTTACAGATCTGTGTACTATCTGATGTTTACCGTTCCTCTGTCCAATCACCACAGGCACCGTGTCCAGGCTAACCAATCACAGCAGCATCGCTGGAGTAACAGATTGTGTACATCAGACTGGGGGACTCCTCATTGGCTCATGCTATGATTTGGCGAATGGGGAAAGCACCTTGAACTGTGAGTAAAGCTAACACAACTGGTTCTTCCCTGATTATTATGTTACAATTGCCAACCTATAGAGCCACGCTGTTCATAGAATGCATTGTTCCCTAAATCTGTTTTGGTTTTCATCAACTTTTTCTATCTACTTTTctccttctttccttctctctctctctctctctctccccttttctccttccatctctcccagtGTTCTCTCTACCTCAGTGCAGGTACCTGGCCTCGCTGACCTGGGCGGATGCTCCGAGAATCCTTTGCTTTGCGGCGTGGCTCACGGGCAGTGGGGGTCACCGCTGGGTCACCGGGGGTCGCGCCCTTACGGTGTGGGAGCAGCTCCCCAGCTCCGGGAAGCAGAGGTGGGCTCAACACCTTTCTGTCAGTACTCCTCTAGGTCAATGAATACTGATCTGATGTTTTAATGATTTGCAGTTTAATAGAACTCTGAAATTCTTTATGGGGGCACCTGACAAAAACTATTACTCATGTGCCCCTCACCTCACTTCTTTATGTACTTTACACCAAACCAATATCAGTTGAATAATATGTATTTGTCGTTTTTGTAAAAGAGGGGGGTATCCCTTCTtttatgtgtgtttttttgtttgtttaacatATAGGACAGTGTAGAATAacggggaagagagaagagagtttCTTCCGAAGTAGCGATAGAACTGGGATTTGATCCCGTGCTTGTAGGCTACTGACATATGAGTACCACAGTGGAAATAACCTTCTGGCAAGAACAGCCTGACACCTTTTAATTATCAAATAAACTACATTTCATATTTGTGCTGAGGGGGTGATGCTAATCACTAGATAACCCCAGGCCACAGAATAACAAGAATAATGGGCTGTCGGTGTCTAATTGAGCAATAaagcacgagggggtgtggtatatggccaatataccatggctaagggctgttcttatgccgacacaaagcggagtgcctggatacatccCTTAGTCGTTGTATATTGgccctatacagtggggcaaaaaagtatttagtcagccaccaattgtgcaagttctcccacttaaaaagatgagagaggcctgtaattttcatcatacgtacatttcaactatgacagacaaaatgagaaaaagaattccagaaaatcacattgtaggatttttaatgaatttatttgcaaattatggtggaaaataagtatttggtcacctacaaaacaagcaagatttctggctctcacagacctgtaacttcttctttaagaggctcctctgtcctccactcgttacctgtattaatggcacctgtttgaacttgttatcagtataaaagacacctgtccacaacctcaaacagtcacactccaaactccactatggccaagaccaaagagctgtcaaaggacaccagaaacaaaattgtagacctgcaccaggctgagaagactgaataggtaagcagcttggtttgaagaaatcaactgtgggagcaattattaggaaatggaagacatacaagaccactgataatctccctcgatctggggctccatgcaagatctcaccccgtggggtcaaaatgatcacaagaacgatgagcaaaaatcccagaaccacacgggggggggggacctagtgaatgacctgcagagagctgggaccaaagtaacaaagcctaccatcagtaacacactacgccaccagggactcaaatcttgcagtgccagacgtgtccccctgcatAAGCCAGTACATGTGCAGGCCTGTCTgacgtttgctagagagcatttggatgatccagaagaagattgggagaatgtcatatggtcagatgaaaccaaaatataactttttggtaaaaactcaactcgtcgtgtttggaggacaaagaatgctgagttgcaatccaaagaacaccatacctactgtgaagcatgggggtggaaacatcatgctttggggctgtctgtctttctgcaaagggaccaggacgactgatccgtgtaaaggaaagaatgaatggggccatgtatcatgagattttgagtgaaaacctccttccaattttttttctctttgtctgtcatagttgaagtgtacctgtgattaaaattacaggcctctctcatctttttaagtgggagaacttgcacaattggtggctgactaaatacttttttgccccactgtaccacaaaccccagaagtgccttattgctattataaactggttaccaacataattagaacagtaaaaatacatgttttttaatACCTGTGGTAcactgatataccacggctgtcagccaatcagcattcagggctcgaaccacccagtttctaATGGTGATGTTGTCACAGGGGCGACGTCACAACGAAGCGAGACAACCGATTGGACGCCTCCCTGGTAGAATCAGAGGGAGATTCCGAGGACGAAGAGGACAGTGATGGTGAGGAGGGGGGTGACAGcgggctgaaacacacacacacacaagtaataTAACATAGATCAGGAAAAACTCAAAGCAACACGTCTCAAAGGGTTTCTACTGCAAGAAGCCATTGGTTCAAAGTGTCTCCTTTAGCTTCAGCTGTAGACAAATCTATATAAATCACACCCAAAAAAGTAGCTGTAAGATTATAGCTAATTAACTTCAAGACTGATCGCTTTGATAAAGATAtgggctcgattcaatccgtaGTGCTGAAGACCTGCGCTACAGAGGGGTAGAAATGTAAAAGCGATGCATTCACGgcaaacgctgcatatgtcgggGCTCAATCGGAAGTGACCTACAGCGAAGATCTTCAGCGCTacagattgaatcgagccctGAAGATTGAACATGTCAACTTTTTAAAAGAGCATGAACTGGAAATGGATGTAACGTGTTTAACTATGACTCCCCACATTACTGTAGATTACGACGATGACAAAGAAGAGGACTACACATCCCAAGATGCACCAGAGTCGGGCTCAACGTCGTGGCTTCGCTGTGTTCTCCAGTGAGAGCAAGTTGCACGCCGCCACCAAGCCCAAGACGCTGCTCCTCGCAGCCTGAAGAGCAACGAAGgcgagaggaagggagtgagggggacagaggagaaggataggggggggggtgacagattGAGAGAGTGGCGGAGGTGGAAAGAGAGCAtacggagagggagggagtgcgAGCGAGAGAGATCATTTTCTATGTAAATGTTGTCGTTTCATGTATGCAATAAAGCTGTCATACTGTGACCTTCCTGCCTCCAAATATTTCTCCTTCATATTGTGTATCCCTGTGGTGGCACCTCATTTATTATGAACACTAGTTATTCTGTTTATCACCCCACTCAACCTGTCCTTGTGTAAATTAATGTATATTGAttttcctccacctctctgtctcgcCACTCTCTGGCTTGTATCAGTGTTTTCTGAACATAACAGAATACTTTTTTCCTCTGCCCCCAAAATGAGAATATTAACGCCATCTTCTGTATCTTCATTATTTCCGTCCTCAAGTACATTTCATTTTTTTGCTGTCCTTTTAATTGAGCGAGTTAAAAGCATAATTAGCATTTCAATCTTTCCTACAGTCTCCCTCcgtcctcctcctcgctctctctctctctctgactctacatGTCTCTGTCGCTAAGGCAACCAATGCCTTTTCCTACTCGCTCTCTATATCTCCCCctttctcactgtctccctcattccctctctcttcagCCAGAGGTAGGCATGTTAACTGATATCTGTCTGAGTGAATgttgtgtgcgtgcttgtgtgacAGTGAGTTGTCTGCtggtgggtgtgtgagagagagagagagagtgtgtgttcctgtctggTTGACTGAGTGACAGTGGTAGTAGATATGAAGTCAATCTTTCTGGAGCTAAAAGTACCACCTTATGGGACATTAGCCCCATGAATGCGTATGATGAATGTTTTGTGCACAGCGGTGTGCTTGCATGTCTGATGTGCGAACTGTATAAGCATGTGGCAAAATTAAGCGCTCATTTTGGACAGCCAGGAGTGCCACtgcccaggagagagagagagagagagagagagaggtgtgtgtattCCTGTACTGCCGTCTATGAGTGTCTGTTTACATTTTCAATATCAGTCAGTGTCAGAAGAGAAGTGaaccctccctctttttctctctctctctttcgctcttcctctcttttctttttcttctctcctcccagagagagagatgatcggAGGAGTTGGGGCTCAGTGAACAGAACGAAGCGATGGAGAGATGgtaagatggagagagtgagcggATGTTTAGACGGACACAGAGTCAGACCCTCTGGTTGTATGCATGTTGCATGAGGAGTCCAGTTAGACGGTGGACAATGCATTTGTAGTGTTAATCGTGCTCTATTTCTCATTCTGCCTCCCTTTTCTTTCTGCTTCTCTttatttctccctctgtctttctcttcttttctccttccttcctttcttctctctctctctttctctctcagctccatcTCTCCTGTCAAACGACTGACCACCCACCGCTGCCTTTTCTTTCTCCTGGTTGCCGCGGTGACGCGACCCTCAACCTGTAACCGTGACAATGAGGGCGAGGGGCAGGTGGAGGCCTTCTCAGCCCAGCTGTCCATCACAGGACAGGTCACACCCACCCCTATTTGGTCCGTGGACTGGGGCCCCACACTAGCCCTGGAGGACGAGACGCATCACTTCCTGTCCAGCCAGGAAGTGGACCTGTACCACCATGGCCACGAAGTCCCCACGACAACCGCTGAGGCCTGGCTGCATCATCAGAGTGCACCGGGCAGCGTTTTGCCCCAGGAGCCCCTGGATCTGCTGGAGGCCCCGGACgcagagggagtggaggatggaggaagtgagGCGGAGGAGAGAGAGCCTGAGGAAGGTGGGCACCATAGAAATCAGTAAAGATTAAAGAAAGAAAGGATTTGTGTTGGTGGGCATGAGAATAGAGTGTTTTGGAACAAAGACATCAGAAGAACTCTGAGGGCATCAGGGAGTAACTTCAATTCCCACTGGGCTGGCTTTGTGTGGATGGATGGCTGTGTCTTGGTGGTGGAGAATGCTTAATAGAGTTTTCTGAACTCACAAAAACACACCAAAAGGAAATGGGTGACATCACACACCAAGCAATGGAATGGATGACTTCATCGGCTCATTCTCCTTTGAGTTTCTTTACTGACAGTATGGGAATTCTCGAAAAGCAGAGTTGTGTTTTTTTCTTACATCATTGCAGTTGACCTGGGTTATATTCAtaaggcaccaaacggaagagaAATGACTGAAACAGGGATGGtctacctggacttgtccaataagatacgcacatttttgtttttggttgcaaaacatttcaaagtgttttccGTTACGTGCTCTAATGCACATGACACTGGTTTTCTTCTATTGTGCTTCTATTGTGCTGATTTCCAACCATGTGAACggtaacttgtgtgtgtgtgcgtgtgtgtacgtgtgtgcgtgtgtgtgtgtgttctccagtgGACCCTCAGTTTTACGTCACAGTGACcatctcctctctgctcatcctGACTGCTGTCATCATAACAGCCAAACTCTGGTAAGAATCCCACCCCCCCTTCTTTTTCTTTCTACCCCTTCTCTGAAACATAGTTGTTATGTACATCAGGGACCTTCAACAGTGTTATTTGTTTGAACATGGGAATGGTAAAACTCGGATCTACTGTAGACAGCGGATGAAAATACCTTCCCAATGTTTAAAGGCTTTCAGAGGTTGAAGGTGGTGCAATTTCAACCACTTCGGGTTGACGCTGTGTTCTCTTGTTTTCATATCATCTTTGATGTATCATTCACCTATAAAATCAGCTGGGTGTGCGTTGTGCATACTCTAACGTGAAATGAAAACTCTGACCTCTGGAATGTGGAGGAGGGCTCGTGCTGTTCGCTTCTGTTGTTTGACAATGGAGGTCTCTTCTTCCCAcctgctctctcactctttcactccTCCTATTCTcccatttctctccatctctttctctgactTGCCCTCTTTTTGTCTCTTTCCCCTGCTTTATTTTCTTACcttctgtcattctgtctctctccttcctgtctcctttctctctcttttcaacctcccccctcctctctctcttttcaacctcccccctcctctctctcttttcaacctcccccctcctctctctcttttcaacccccccccccctctcctctctctcttttcaacccccccctctcctctctctcttttcaaccccccaccccctcctctctctcttttcaaccccccctctctcttttcaacccccccttcctctctcttttcaaccccccccttcctctctcttttcaacccccccctcctctctctcttttcaaccccccccttcctctctcttttcaaccccccccttcctctctcttttcaaccccccctcctctctctcttttcaaccccgcctcctctctctctctccttcctgtctcctctctctcttttcaaccccccccccctcctctctctctcatccccattCTTCATCCTTTACTTTCATTTAGCTTCATCACCTTTCAGTAATACTGGGTTCTGGTTGATCCTTGATCGTCACACAGTATTCTTATCTTCTTCCCCAGTCTCCTATTAGTCCCAGCACTGCCCGGGCCAGCTCCAGATCCTCAGATAATCCCTCTGCTCACTGTGTGCCGATACACGATaagccccatctctctctgtcgctccctccctctccctctctccttttttcttctttctctctcccgctatctctctctctctctgtctccgctGTAGGCTGGTTGAAATTGTGTGTGCTGGAAACAAGTGTTGTTGAGGTGCTTAATTGGAGCaagagtatctctctctctctctgtcttgtgtaAGTGTGGGCTTTTGTTGCAGTTTCAGTATGACTGTGAATGTACATATTGGGTAAATTGTGgtgaggaatggagggaaggtTACAGTGGGAATGGAATAGGTGTTTGACGGAGAAAAGTAGGGGATTGAATAGAGACGAGACCGTATAGAATTGAATAGAATTCTGTTGATTGTGATAATGGAAAAGCAATCGATGTTGGAGAACGTttcaccatgtgtgtgtgtgtgtgtgtgtgtgtgtgtacacacacacatgcatatgtgAATAGTTTACATGACTGGAACTGCATGTCTGTGATCTACAGTGTGTGGCTGTGAAAAagtctttgttgtgtgtgtgagtgctccAAAGAGCTGTGTATGGTGTACCTGTGACTCTCACTGTGCCAACAACATCATAGCTCATACACGTGATTGGAATAATGTTTCCCCACATCAGCCCTGTATCCCCTTCTTCTCACGCTCTCTTTTCATCACTCCCCCTTTCTTCCTTTtcatttctcccccccccccgatCCCCATTTCGGGaagatagcctagtggttgggccagtaacccaaaaggttgctggatcgaatcccagagctgacaaggtcaaagtctgccgttctgcccctgagcaaggtagttaacccactgttccccgggcgccaaagacgtggatgtcgatttaagGCACCCCCCCGCACctccctgattcagaggggttgggttaaattcagaagacacatttcagttgaaggcattcagttgtacaactgactaggtatctcccttccccttcccctttacCTCTCTCACACCATCTGTTTCCTTCACCTCtttaccctctttctctctctctacccgctATTTCAACCTCGACCaccacactctttctctccctccctttcttgcaacctctctcctcttctccctctcgtcTGACAGCGCTTTAATGAGTCAAATGAGTGCATTAACTCTCTCTCAGAGGCGTTGTAATGTGTTCTCCGCTGTTAAATGCCCATGTCATTCCCTCTTTTCCTCTCACTCagtctcgctctccatctctctcttttactccgtctctctctctctctgccagttaCGACCGCAGCTGTTCCCAGCACCCGCCCCCGCTTTCCCGTGGCGtggcccccccccctctctctcgccctccctcgtTCCCTGGCTCTGGAGGACAGCCGGCAGACGCTGCACGGCACCCCCTCCTTTACCGACAGGGAGAGGTAATGAGTCGCCTCACCAgctcactggagagagagggagagtgtttgtgtgtatttgtgtggagTTGTTAGTacattgatttgtgtgtgtgtgtgtgcgcgcttttGTGTCTGAATCAATTTATGTTTGCATGGATATATGTGtggatgcatgtgtgtgtgtgtgtttgtcagggaGTGGATGATGTGTCAAGGAGTGCTTGCTCCCTCTCCCAGTGTGGTGTATGAGCATCATAATGGTATATGTGCATAATCAGGCGTCAGTGTTAGTCTCTGTGGAGTACACAGGCCTGAAGTGTTATGGATGTGAGATGTATGTGTGTTTCAGAACTTCCTCTCCTATGAGTCACACAGCTCTGGAAGCAGTGAGCGCACAACCCATGAAATGATGTTTTTATAGCCGGGGATTTAAAGTTAATTTCAATCAGGATAATTGGACTCTACTCCAGTTCTCCtcgtttctcctctccttcttgtCCTTTCTACCCCCCACTCCCGCTCCAGTTccacttttctctctttctttcccctacTCTAGTTTTCTTTCCCCTACTCCAAATTCTCCCTACTCTAGTTATTTCACCTACTCCAAAGTCTCCCTACTCTAGTTTTCTTTCACCTACTCCAAAGTCTCCCTACTCTAGTTTTCTTTCACCTACTCCAAAGTCTCCCTACTCTAGTTTTCTTTCCCCTACTCCAAAGTCTCCCTACTCTAGTTCTTTCCCCTACTCCAAAGTCTCCCTACTCTAGTGTTATATAATACTAATAACGTATTATGTTCTAATTCTAGAAGTGCtattttccctctcctcctcccttttccAGTTCTACACTTCTCCTGTCCCTTAACCCTTTATACAGTTCTACCCTTCTCCTGTCCCTTAACCCTTTTTCCAGTTCTACCCTTCTCCTGTCCCTTAACCCTTTTTCCAGTTCTACCCTTCTCCTGTCCCTTAACCCTTTTTCCAGTTCTACCCTTCTCCTGTCCCTTAACCCTTTATACAGTTCTACCCTTCTCCTGTCCCTTAACCCTTTATACAGTTCTACCCTTCTCCTGTCCCTTAACCCTTTATACAGGTCTACCCTTCTCCTGTCCCTTAACCCTTTATACAGTTCTACCCTTCTCCTGTCCCTTAACCCTTTATACAGTTCTACCCTTCTCCTGTCCCTTAACCCTTTTCCAGTTCTACCCTTCTCCTGTCCCTTAACCCTTTATACAGTTCTACCCTTCTCCTGTCCCTTAACCCTTTATACAGGTCTACCCTTCTCCTGTCCCTTAACCCTTTATACAGTTCTACCCTTCTCCTGTCCCTTAACCCTTTATACAGTTCTACCCTTCTCCTGTCCCTTAACCCTTTTCCAGTTCTACCCTTCTCCTGTCCCTTAACCCTTTATACAGTTCTACCCTTCTCTTGTCCCTTAACCCTTTTTCCAGTTCTACCCTTCTCCTGTCCCTTAACACTTTATACAGTTCTACCCTTCTCCTGTCCCTTAACCCTTTATACAGTTCTACCCTTCTCCTGTCCCTTAACCCTTTATACAGTTCTACCCTTCTCCTGTCCCTTAACCCTTTTTCCAGTTCTACCCTTCTCCTGTCCCTTAACCCTTTTTCCAGTTCTACCCTTCTCTTGTCCCTTTACCCTTTTTCCAGTTCTACCCTTCTCCTGTCCCTTAACCCTTTATACAGGTCTACCCTTCTCCTGTCCCTTAACCCTTTATACAGTTCTACCCTTCTCCTGTCCCTTAACCCTTTTCCAGTTCTACCCTTCTCCTGTCCCTTAACCCTTTATACAGTTCTACCCTTCTCCTGTCCCTTAACCCTtttcctctgccccccccctctctctctctctctctctctctccctctctctctctccgtcaggATCCCCGTGGTGAACCTCTGAGGCTTTTCTACGGG harbors:
- the si:ch211-154o6.3 gene encoding F-box/WD repeat-containing protein 7 isoform X2 translates to MKRQVEATSEALPSHSPSATKIPKGEAEPTGRQKKTGSQKETVTRGETGRKEETGGRRETGAREEQSEPCLAVTDTSPKENQEDAEFTSLKASWEKAKFRLRSLEGHSDIVTCVVAVDNLVISGSRDTTVKVWHVPTATEQRNLGGHTGGVTCLSAPPPEYCRRLAWELSLGDKERFILSGSADCCVRIWALSTGQCVKSIYTFNAVTALCFVPEGDGYIITGSDGGKVQAWSWQTMDNCQSINAHEEAVTSLQSQGPLVFSSSAEGGVSVWEGLCTNRDPLQLLHHWDATVTGCGSQEGRLTLSPRGDRLFVAYGRANLRILNWRTGTVSRLTNHSSIAGVTDCVHQTGGLLIGSCYDLANGESTLNLFSLPQCRYLASLTWADAPRILCFAAWLTGSGGHRWVTGGRALTVWEQLPSSGKQRGDVTTKRDNRLDASLVESEGDSEDEEDSDDYDDDKEEDYTSQDAPESGSTSWLRCVLQ
- the LOC109901494 gene encoding PILR alpha-associated neural protein, which gives rise to MERCSISPVKRLTTHRCLFFLLVAAVTRPSTCNRDNEGEGQVEAFSAQLSITGQVTPTPIWSVDWGPTLALEDETHHFLSSQEVDLYHHGHEVPTTTAEAWLHHQSAPGSVLPQEPLDLLEAPDAEGVEDGGSEAEEREPEEVDPQFYVTVTISSLLILTAVIITAKLCYDRSCSQHPPPLSRGVAPPPLSRPPSFPGSGGQPADAARHPLLYRQGEDPRGEPLRLFYGMRRETSTPPEGVPAVAHRVLLFIFDCENEHQETRYPAMAKPLFPSIPSS